AAAACATTCTCTATTGAAAATGTTTTTATTTCGTCTTTTTTAAATTTACAAGCCATCATTTGACCGTAATAAATTGTAATTCAATTCTTCTAAGTTTTACATTCTCGTACTTTCTCTTTTTAATGTAGATTTTCTAAAAAATTCCAACTAAAAATTTCGCAAAAAAAATCTTAAAAACTCAACGTTTCCTCTGTTTTTACAGTAGATCACAGATTTAAACTCATTTTTATTTATTACCGGATTTATGCCAATTTTGCTTTTTAATATAAGTATTCCAAAAAAACAAATAGGCCTCTGTAATCCGTTTGAATCTATTTATGATTTTTAGAAAAAAAAGTACAATATTTGCTTTTTTAAAATTTAAAAAATGCTCGAAAAAAATTACTCAGGATTTGTTTTGGAAGCCGGAACCGATGAAGCCGGAAGAGGATGTCTCGCCGGACCAGTTACTGCCGCAGCTATAATTCTGCCAGCCGATTTTGAGAATCAAACCTTGAATGACAGTAAACAATTATCTGAAAAAACAAGAGCACTCTTAAAACCTGTTCTGGAAAAAGAGGCATTATGCTTTGCGGTTACACATTTATTTCCTGAAGAAATTGATGAAATAAACATTCTTAACGCATCCATGAAAGGTATGCAGGAATGTATTCTAAAATTAAAACAAACTCCTGAATATATTATCGTAGATGGGAACCGTGCTCTAAATGCTAAACTAGGCATTAAAAACACCTTTGGTAAACAATTCTCTACAACTGAAATGGAGCTTTTAAAATCGATTCCAAATCAAAGCATTATAAAAGGAGATGCCAAATATTTAAGTATTGCCGCAGCTTCTGTTTTGGCCAAAACGTATCGAGATGAATACATGGATCAGATTCACGAAGAATTCCCTATGTACAACTGGAAACAAAATAAAGGATATCCAACAAAAGAGCACCGGGAAGCGATTAAAGAATTTGGAACAACAAAATATCACAGAATGAGTTTTAGACTTTTACCCGAACAACTCACTTTAGATTTCTTTGAATAATAAAAAACGACCTGATATCAGGTCGTTTTTTATTACTTTTTACTTTTCAAAAATTCAGCAAACTGTTTAGTATCAAAATAAAAGGGCCTTACGGCAGTAATTTTTCCATTCTTTAAATCAAAATGTTCTGAAATCGGCACAGACATTGTCTTCCCTGACTTCTTAGCCCTACAACTTATGGTAAAATAAATAATCACCTCATTCTTAGAAGCGTCACTAAAATAAGTTGGTTCTTTTTCTATTTGCAAATCAAAAAACTCATTTGACTTTGTAAACATTTTAGTCCATTCGCTAAAACCTATATAAGTCCCTCCGTAAGGCAAACCTACTGCCTGATTGTAAACAGCGCCATCTTCAATTAAAGTTGCCATGGTATTAAAATCTTTTGTTTTAAAAAGACATTCATAATACTTTGCAACCACATTCAGATTCTCTGCTTCCAGATTTTTAAGTATATCAGCCTCTGATAATGTTGCCGTTGTATCCCAAAAACTTATAATTTTACTGACTTGCCCTTTTCCGTTTAATCTGGCAAAGTCCCTACCCGCCATTATTAGTTTATTTTTTGAATCCAGAATTTTCCATTCCCACGTTACATAATTATCTTTTACAACTTTAGCTCCTGAAGTTAAAATTGCATCCGGATATTTTTTGTAAAACTCATTTATAACATTATTAAAAGGAACAATTCCCTTTATAGAAGCCGAAGGATCTTCAAAGGTACTATCGTCTAACCAAATCGATTTAATCAATTTTAGTCGCGCATCACTGTTTTTTTCTTGCCAGACTTTTTCGTAAATCGTAACAGGATATAATTTATCTTTCTTTTGAGCAAAAAGACCATTAAGCATAAACAGGAAACATACAAAGTAGATTTTTCTCATAAGTTGTTGGATTAGATTTCGTTAATAGCTTATATTAAAGTATAAAACCAAATTTACCATAAAAACATCAAAAAACCACGATATTGTTGCAATTTACCATCAATTGAAAATCTAAGTTCTGAACCGACCATTTTTAGTTTTTTTTCAATGATTCTTTTAAAAAATAAATTTCTATTAAAAAACAGAAACTTCATCAATCTGTTTAAAAGCATTTTTAAGCTCATTTTCCCATTCTAAAACACTTTCTGCCGAAGCTCTGTCTGCCTTGTCAAAATAAAAATGCTGTTTGACTTCTAGTCCACAATACCTAAAAACTCCGGTATCTGAAGTTAATTCCAAAGCTTTATCCATTCCCATTGCTTCATATTCAGCATTTGATTTTCCGTGAGAATTTACAATAATGGCTTGTTTTCCTGTCAGAAGACCTTTTTGGACGCCCTGATCGTATCGATATGCAAATCCGTAACTAAAAACGCGGTCAATATAACCTTTCATAATAGCCGGCATTCCGGTCCACCAAATTGGGTAAACAAAAATAATCTGATCTGCCCACGAAATAAAATCCTGTTCTGTTTTGATATCCTCTGCAACTTGTCCCATTCTTTGCCCCTGCATATCCTGCAAAGAAAGAATAGGATTAAAATTGATTTCGTTTAAATCACGAACCACAATTTCCTGCCCTGATTTTTCTAAAGATTCTACAATTGTGTTTT
The sequence above is drawn from the Flavobacterium sp. N2038 genome and encodes:
- a CDS encoding ribonuclease HII, translated to MLEKNYSGFVLEAGTDEAGRGCLAGPVTAAAIILPADFENQTLNDSKQLSEKTRALLKPVLEKEALCFAVTHLFPEEIDEINILNASMKGMQECILKLKQTPEYIIVDGNRALNAKLGIKNTFGKQFSTTEMELLKSIPNQSIIKGDAKYLSIAAASVLAKTYRDEYMDQIHEEFPMYNWKQNKGYPTKEHREAIKEFGTTKYHRMSFRLLPEQLTLDFFE
- a CDS encoding nuclear transport factor 2 family protein translates to MRKIYFVCFLFMLNGLFAQKKDKLYPVTIYEKVWQEKNSDARLKLIKSIWLDDSTFEDPSASIKGIVPFNNVINEFYKKYPDAILTSGAKVVKDNYVTWEWKILDSKNKLIMAGRDFARLNGKGQVSKIISFWDTTATLSEADILKNLEAENLNVVAKYYECLFKTKDFNTMATLIEDGAVYNQAVGLPYGGTYIGFSEWTKMFTKSNEFFDLQIEKEPTYFSDASKNEVIIYFTISCRAKKSGKTMSVPISEHFDLKNGKITAVRPFYFDTKQFAEFLKSKK
- a CDS encoding NAD(P)H-dependent oxidoreductase, with protein sequence MKNLIIYAHPNEASLNHFFKNTIVESLEKSGQEIVVRDLNEINFNPILSLQDMQGQRMGQVAEDIKTEQDFISWADQIIFVYPIWWTGMPAIMKGYIDRVFSYGFAYRYDQGVQKGLLTGKQAIIVNSHGKSNAEYEAMGMDKALELTSDTGVFRYCGLEVKQHFYFDKADRASAESVLEWENELKNAFKQIDEVSVF